Within Conexibacter woesei DSM 14684, the genomic segment CCGGACGAGATCGTCGACCACATCGCGCTCACCGCGCAGTTCGACACGCGCGACACCGAGCGCGCGCTGGAGGGCAGCGGGATCGAGGTCCCGCCGCTGTCGTCGTACGCGACGAAGCTGTGGGACTACTGGGAGCGCAACCTCGACCCCGACCTCTTCAGAGACCACTCGTTCGAGGGCTCGGTCAACGGCAAGACGGTGATCATCACCGGCGCCTCCAGCGGCATCGGCCGCGCGGCGGCGCTCAAGATCGCGCGCGCGGGCGGGATCCCGCTGCTGGTCGCGCGCAGAGCCGACGCGCTGGAGGAGACCAAGCGCGAGATCGAGTCGCTCGGCGGGACGGCGTACGTCTACACCGCCGACCTCTCCGACACCGCCGCGATCGAGCAGCTGACCGAGCGGATCTTCGCCGACCACCCCGCGGTCGACGTGCTCGTCAACAACGCCGGCCGCTCGATCCGCCGCTCGATCGCGCTCAGCTATGACCGCTTCCACGACTTCGAGCGGACGATCCAGCTCAACTACCTCGGCACGATCAAGCTGATCATCCAGCTGCTGCCGCACATGCGCGAGCGCAGAACCGGTCACATCGTCAACGTCTCGTCGATCGGCGTGCAGACGAACCCGCCGCGCTTCTCGGCCTACGTCGCGTCGAAGGCGGCGCTCGACGCGTTCACGCGCGTCGTCGGCTCCGAGACGATCGGCGACGGCGTCTCGTTCACGACGATCCACATGCCGCTCGTGCGGACGGCGATGATCGCGCCGACGAGAATCTACGACTCCTTCCCGACGATCTCGCCGGACGAGGCGGCCGACCTGATCTGCGAGGCGATCCGCTCCAAGCCGAAGCAGATCAACACGCGCCTGGGCACCTTCGGCGAGGTCGCCTACGCGCTCGCACCGAAGGCCGTCGACCAGATACTGCACATGGCATACAAGGTCTTCCCCGACTCGGCGGCGGCGAAGGGCGCGGTCGACCCGGGCGAGCACGCGTCGACCGAGCAGGTCGCGCTCGCGCACCTGATGAAGGGCGTGCACTGGTAGCGGTGGAATTCGCTGGCGCGAATTCCATTGGGAGATCGGCTGGCGCCGATCTCCCGGAGTTCAGGCCGGGACGAGGATCGCGCGGCCCTGCAGCCGGCCGCCGTCGAGGTCGGCCATCGCGTCGTTGACAGCGTCGAGCGGGTAGGTCGTCGTGTGCAGCGTCACCCTCCGCTGCCGGGTCAGCGTCATCAGGTTCGCGAGGTCGTCGTAGGAGCCGACGAGGTTCCCGACGAAGTTGATCTCGCGCGAGATGATGTCGATCGTCGGCACGTCGACGTTCTCGCCGTAGCCGATCACGAAGTACGAGCCGGCGTCGCGCAGCATCGCGACGCCGTCGGGGATGATCCCGTGCTCGCCGACGAAGTCGATCACCGCCTCGGCGCCACGGCCGTCGGTCAGCTCGAGCACCTTCGCGACGTGCGTCCCGTCGACCCGCACGGTGTGGTCGGCGCCCAGCTCGCGCGCGAGCGCGAGGGCGCCCTCGGACGGGTCGAGCACGACGATCTCGGCGGGCGTCAGCGCGCTCAGGCACTGGATCCCGATGTGACCGAGCCCGCCGGCGCCGACGACGACTGCGAACGTGCCCGGGTGGAGGATCGGGGCCGCCTTGCGGACCGCGTGGTACGCGGTCAGCCCCGCGTCGGCGAGCGCCGCGACGGCGCCCGGTTCGACACCGGCGCCGAGCTTGACGACCGAGCGCGCCGTCGTGCGCATCAGCTCGGCGAAGCCACCGTCGACCGAGATGCCCGGAAAGCGGCTGTCCTCGCAGTGGACGTCGTCGCCGATGCGGCACGCGCGACAGAGCCCGCACGTGACGAGCGGATGCAGGATCACCGGATCGCCGACCGCGACGTTGCTGACCGCCGCGCCGATCTCGTGGACCCAGCCGGCGTTCTCGTGGCCGAGCACGTACGGCAGCTCGACGCCCGACTTCTCCGCCCACTGGCCCTGCTGGATGTGGAGGTCGGTGCGGCACAGGCCGGCGCCGCCGATCCGGACGATCACGTCGTGCGGCGCGAGCAGCGCCGGCTCCGCCAGCTCCTCGACGTGCAGCTGGCCGTGGTACTCGTGCAGGCGCGCGGCTCTCATGCCGCTCTCCTCTCCTGGTCGGGAACGCCGTAGCGCGTCCGCAGCAGCCCGCGGCAGAAGCCGCCGTTGCCCTCCAGGCTCACGCGCACCAGCCGCGCGACGCGCAGAAAGCGCTCCAGCTCGCCGGCGTCCGCGAGCGTCCCGCCGTCAGGGCGCACGAACGCGGGCGTGTGCGGCGCGGACGGCAGTCCCAGCTGCTCGCGCAGCGCCCGGCAGCGCTCGCGGTCCGTTCCCGGCGGCAGTCGCGAGAGCGTCAGCGTGCGGAGGTCGTCGAGCGCGCAGCCGCCTGCAAGCAGCGTCTCGGCGATGCGCGCCTGGCGCGCGACGAGCGCCTTGCGCTCGAAGCGCGTCCGCAGCAGGTCTGGCTCGCCTGCTGCCTCGCCGGGGAACGCGGCCGCGAACCCGTCGTGCCCGGCGACGGCGGAGGCGATCTGCTCCCCGGCGAAGTGATCGCCGACGTCGACGGTGACGGCGTCGACGCCCGGCAGCCGCGCGACCGCCGCGTGCGAGTCGGCGACCATCAGGTAGACGAAGCTCGGGGCGCAGAAGAACGTCGGCAGCCGCAGGCTGACGTGCACGTCGGCGCCGTCGATCGCGACCGCGCCGACGAACCCCAGCTCGGTGAGCGGCTCGTCGAGCTCCGGGTCGCGCACGCCGGCGAGCGCGCCGAGCACCGCTGCCCGCGTCGTCATGCCGGACTCACCGGCTCCGAGCCGATCGCGGCAGTCTGCTCGGGCGCACCGGCGATGTCGAGCTCCGGCGGCACGTCGATGTCGTACAGCGCCGCCGCGTTGAGGCCGAGGATCTTGCGCTTGACGTCCGGCGTCAGCTCCGGGTACTCGCTCATGTCGGCCGGGATCTCGAGGTCGACGAAGCGCTCGATCAGCCACTTCGGCTGCCAGATCGCGTAGTCGCTGGCGAACAGGATGCGGTCCTCGCCGATCCAGTAGAGCAGCTCGCCGAGCACCTGCGCGAAGTAGCGCGGGCGCGTGTGGATGAACGGCATCGCCACCGCGAGACCGCCGTAGACGTTCGGCTCCTGCGTCGCGATCCAGCAGAAGTCCTCCAGCCGCGGCAGGCCGCAGTGCTCGACGATGAAGTTCAGCTCCGGGAAGTCCGTCGCGGCGTAGTCGACGTCGGCGACGTCGAACGCGTCGCGGTCGAGCGGCCAGATCGTCGGGCCCTTGTGGACGTGGATGTTGCGGATGCCCAGCTCCTGCGACTTCTCCAGGTAGCGGTGAGCCTCCGGGCTCTTCAACGAGTAGCCGCGCGAATCGCCCCGCCACTCGGCGGTGTAGAGCTTCACGCCTCTGAGCTGGTACCGCTCCGCCAGCTCCTCCAGCGCCGCGAGCCCGGCGTCGCCGTCGCGCGGGTCCCACGCGCCGTTGACGATGAAGCGGCCGGGATGGCGCGCGGCGACGTCGGCGTTCTGCTCGGTCGTGTTGAAGCCTCTCTTGTAGAAGTCCGTCAGGTACGTCGGCAGGAACAGCGCGACGTCGTCGTAGCCGACCTCGAAGAGGTCGTGCATCAGGTCCTCTTCGCTGTAGCGCTGAAATCTCTCCAGCGACCAGACCCACTCCGGCGGACTGAGGTTGCGGTGGTAGTCGTAGAAGCAGTTGATGAACCCTGCGCCGAACTCGTTCGCCTGGTTCTCGGGGCTCGCGTCCCAGAAGTGGACGTGGCCGTCGACGACGAAGTAGCGCTCGCCGTTCTTCTCGTACATGGTCGCTCCTCTGCTTCTGTCCCGACCTCAACCCAGTGCATCACCGCAGGGAGGCGTCAGGGCGCTGCCGCGCGCGGCAGCGCGCCAGGACGATGCAGGCTGGCGCGCTCAGGCCCTAGATCCTG encodes:
- a CDS encoding SDR family oxidoreductase, whose protein sequence is MNYFVTGGTGLIGRHLIERLLERDGDVYVLVRAASTDRLAALTERWGADGRVKPVVGDLAEAQLGLSDAQIEELRGSIDHFFHLAAIYDMTADEERNRIANVEGTRHAVTLANELQAGTFHHVSSIAAAGRYKGLFREDMFDEGQKLDHPYHRSKFESERLARTQTTVPWRVYRPAIVVGHSQTGEMDKIDGPYYFFKAIQKLRSLLPQWFPLVGPELGYTNIVPVDFVAAAMDEIAHKPGLDGQAFHLADPRPQRSGEAMNEFAAAAHAPQLAMRIDRRITQALPKGTISMLMKLPAAKGVRRSFLGDFGIPDEIVDHIALTAQFDTRDTERALEGSGIEVPPLSSYATKLWDYWERNLDPDLFRDHSFEGSVNGKTVIITGASSGIGRAAALKIARAGGIPLLVARRADALEETKREIESLGGTAYVYTADLSDTAAIEQLTERIFADHPAVDVLVNNAGRSIRRSIALSYDRFHDFERTIQLNYLGTIKLIIQLLPHMRERRTGHIVNVSSIGVQTNPPRFSAYVASKAALDAFTRVVGSETIGDGVSFTTIHMPLVRTAMIAPTRIYDSFPTISPDEAADLICEAIRSKPKQINTRLGTFGEVAYALAPKAVDQILHMAYKVFPDSAAAKGAVDPGEHASTEQVALAHLMKGVHW
- a CDS encoding NAD(P)-dependent alcohol dehydrogenase — its product is MRAARLHEYHGQLHVEELAEPALLAPHDVIVRIGGAGLCRTDLHIQQGQWAEKSGVELPYVLGHENAGWVHEIGAAVSNVAVGDPVILHPLVTCGLCRACRIGDDVHCEDSRFPGISVDGGFAELMRTTARSVVKLGAGVEPGAVAALADAGLTAYHAVRKAAPILHPGTFAVVVGAGGLGHIGIQCLSALTPAEIVVLDPSEGALALARELGADHTVRVDGTHVAKVLELTDGRGAEAVIDFVGEHGIIPDGVAMLRDAGSYFVIGYGENVDVPTIDIISREINFVGNLVGSYDDLANLMTLTRQRRVTLHTTTYPLDAVNDAMADLDGGRLQGRAILVPA
- a CDS encoding iron-sulfur cluster assembly protein, with the protein product MTTRAAVLGALAGVRDPELDEPLTELGFVGAVAIDGADVHVSLRLPTFFCAPSFVYLMVADSHAAVARLPGVDAVTVDVGDHFAGEQIASAVAGHDGFAAAFPGEAAGEPDLLRTRFERKALVARQARIAETLLAGGCALDDLRTLTLSRLPPGTDRERCRALREQLGLPSAPHTPAFVRPDGGTLADAGELERFLRVARLVRVSLEGNGGFCRGLLRTRYGVPDQERRAA
- a CDS encoding amidohydrolase family protein; amino-acid sequence: MYEKNGERYFVVDGHVHFWDASPENQANEFGAGFINCFYDYHRNLSPPEWVWSLERFQRYSEEDLMHDLFEVGYDDVALFLPTYLTDFYKRGFNTTEQNADVAARHPGRFIVNGAWDPRDGDAGLAALEELAERYQLRGVKLYTAEWRGDSRGYSLKSPEAHRYLEKSQELGIRNIHVHKGPTIWPLDRDAFDVADVDYAATDFPELNFIVEHCGLPRLEDFCWIATQEPNVYGGLAVAMPFIHTRPRYFAQVLGELLYWIGEDRILFASDYAIWQPKWLIERFVDLEIPADMSEYPELTPDVKRKILGLNAAALYDIDVPPELDIAGAPEQTAAIGSEPVSPA